The Acinonyx jubatus isolate Ajub_Pintada_27869175 chromosome B3, VMU_Ajub_asm_v1.0, whole genome shotgun sequence genomic interval ataaataaacattagaaaattcttaaaaaatatgctCAACTTCATTAATAATTATGGCAAcacaaattaaagccacagtgcAAAGGAGAGTTGGGCACAgcatcaggaagaaagagagcaaacTGGAATACACGTACACTCCTGCTGGTTCACCAGCTCTAACCAAAGGAAAATAGAGTGTGATGCCTAAGGCTTCACTGCCACCTCGGGGTTTTCATTCCACTTTCAGGGAACTTTAACCAGGAGCCATATATATGAAGGAAGATTCTAGGAAATATAGTTCCTATTATAAACACATTGACAGTTTGAACAGTCCAGCACAATGGACTCACCATACTTGCTAAAATAAAGAAGACTGATGATACCATATGTTGGTGAAGCTGTGTCACAcctggaattctcatacattaCTGGGaggagtgtaaattggtagaACTTTATTGGAAAACCTGGCATTTTTTGCTGAAGTTAAACATGCGTAACCTAAatacttagcaaaaaaaaaaaaaaagaaaaaaagggggagacaTGTATAAAAACATTCatggaagcattatttataatagtttccCCAAAGTGGAACCCAAATTATAACACCATAAATTATTTCTGCCTGTTTGcaaactttatgtaaatggaataataagTATATACTTTCATGTTGCTTATTTTGCTTAAACTTCATTACCATGACGCATTCCATTGTGTGACTGTGCCAcaatttatttgtccattttactGTTGATGGCCATTTGGTCATTTTCTATCTGGGAATAATTAGTGTTATTTGTGAATACTTTTGTACATGTGTTTTGTTGAATGTTAAGTTCACATTCCTGTTAATCTATAACTGAGAGCAGAATTACTATGCCACAGTGGAAACTAAACATATATCAATTATTTAGATTAACTGccagttttccaaaatggttgtacccATTTACACTCAGGTGACACTATGAGTTTTACTTGCTCTCCGTCTTCATGGAGATTTAGTGTTGGTGGTTGTTACAGTCATATAGACATTCATCTATTCTAATCAGGTCTTAAAGCTTACATgcatggtatctcattgtggtcctaatttgcatttctctgatgattagtgaagtTGAACCCTTTTTTCTCACATTTGTTGGTCTTTGCATATCCTCTTTTATGGAGTGCTGGTTAagtcttgcccattttttaatttctgactttttcttattgatttgtagagttttttatatattccagataaaAGCCCTGTGTCATggatgtatattataaataccACCTCCTGCTTTATActttgccttttcactctctcttGTGTCTTCCAatttagttattaattttaatgaccACTTTaacaaaatgactttttatttatgtttagtgCTTTGTGTCCTGCTAGAAAAATCTCACACTAATCACACCATTCGTCAACCATGCTGGCTTTTCAATTCCTTGAAGGAAACTTCTCCCTACTTGTATCTTgagagtttttcttcctttttattctttaacttcTGCGTCACATATTTCCTCAAGAAACTCCTCTGTGACTCCCAGGGTATGTTGTCCTCTGTGTTCTACACTCTCATAATACACTGTACTTGCTTCCAGAGAAGCTCTTCCAGTTTTTAAGTGGATTTTTGCAATATTTGTTTAGTCTATTTCTCTATCCAGGAGTGTGAGGATCAAGTCTGTTTTGCTCACCACTGAATGCTACCCCTTTCGCTTAGCCCGGTAACTGGCATATAATAGGAGCCCATTAAATATTGAGTTTGCTTATAGTTTTATGTTTGTGACATTTTGTGGTCTTTATAGAGAACATGTCTGAGGCATAGAGAACAGTAACAAGATACTTATACGTTAATCATATACATTGAAAATACTTGCTCCATCCCTTTCTGTTTTGGGGAGTCTAAGAGATTGTGGAGTAGGGATgcttttcccattctctctgaATTAGAGTATACCCTCACCTAGGTGttcacattatttgtttttcctttcccatttcttttcttttctttctttctttctttttttttttttttttttacgtttatgtatttattttgagagagagagattgagagacagcaGAGAAGGGGCATAGAGGGCGACAGAGAATCCTGACCCAGCTCTacagtgtcagcatggagcccactatGGGACTCCAAGTCAcaaactctgaggtcatgacgtgagccgaaatcaagagtcagatgcttaaccaactgagccacccaggcaccgccctcCCATTTCTTGAGTGATATATTTATGTTCAAGTTGAAAGCTCTACAGTGAGGGGACTATatcacatttaatataaatggcaGTAAAACTGCCCAAGCAATGGGTATATTATATAGACATagtgaataaagaaataagttgTGTGATATTAGCGGTGTTTTCTTCTGGCTTTTCGGAGATGGTATTGAATTACTGAAGTAcagtgtgatttattttttataatactttGCATCAGCAAAATGGCATCTATTTGATGCTTAGAAAATGCTTAGCTACAAATGTATGTCCCTCACAATTTGTCTTCATTTGCATGTGTTCTGAAAAACTTtagtcttttctgtttctcttttcagaGAGAAGAATAAATTTGATCACCTTATCTATATGTTTCATTGTAGACTATCACTGCTATCCTTCCTTTAAAATGCACATGTTCTAATAGAGATACCTCCTGTAATGATGATCTTTTTGGTGGAATTGATAGGATGATATACACATGTTATCTCTAAGCCTCTGATAAttgtgtttccttatttttattttagaagcaaaGCACTGGTTTAATTTCCATTAATGAGAAAAtgggattggggcacctgggtggctcagtcacttaagcattcaactcttgattttggcttaggtcatgatctcgtggtcatgggatcaagccctgcatcgggctccatgctaagtgtggagcctgcttgggatttatctctttctctccctccctttcccccttccttctttccccctaaataaataaataaataaataaataagtactaaatgtggagcctgcttgggatttctctgtctctccccatctctgtctctctctcaataaataaataaacaaatattttttaaaaagaatgggattaaaagaaatttgaataaGGATTATATTTGCATAACCTgtctatttaacaaatgtttataaagtaTCTCTTTTATGCCAGAAGTTAGGAAATTCAGAAAGAGATGGACACTTTCTGTaagactttaaatttttatttcaaataataacatTCTGATAAGAGCCAAGAGTTGTTTGCTAGAAGTGTCCTTtttttcagttatggaatgaggaTGATAAAATACCCATCTCATAAAGTTTTGAGATGAGTAAATAAGATAGTTCATCTAAACCATTTACccccagtgcctggtatataataagcactcagtaCTTGTTAGGTGTTATTCACTATGACACTTTGTTCACAATAAcctcttaattatttattttcctgtgtttctgcTTAGTTTTTCTGTATTGCTATCAGGgctaaatttctaaaaaatgggTCTGATTTTGTAACATTACCTCGATCATCTTTCAACTTGAAAAACCCTTTGTTGGGCCATCTTTCCAACTTGAAAAACCTTTTGTGGTTTTCTGTTGTCTCAAGAAGAAAGTCTGAAACACGTGAATGGCATCTAGCATGTTAACCATCTGACCTTCACCTCCCTTTACCAAGCCAGCTTCTGCCTTTGCCCCCCATTAGCTTGTAGCCCAAATAGGCCATGTGTGGCTACATTCCCCTGACTTGGCTTGTGTTCTTCTTTCCACCTAGAATTCCTGCTGTAGGCCTCAACCCTTATTCTCATCCTTCACCTGAAGAAACAATTCCGAGCAATGTGGGCAGCTCAGAGATACCTCTTATTCTTCCCAGACAGAATTTTTTGATCcctgttatttttatctctttaacaTTTATCACATTATTAAAGTTAATTACATGTGTCTTGCTCTCCCACCAGCGTGTGAGTTCCCTTTAGAGCAGAAACAATAACTTATTCATCATTATATCACTAGAACCCAGTGGGCACTCAGTAAAAACTTGTTGAAATAATGGATTGAGATTTGGTTTAACTTTGTTTTGATTTCAGTGGTTTTTGTTATTCTAGGTTCTGGGCCTTGTCCAAAATATGAGTGTTTTCCAGTGTCCGAAGTGTAAACATAAAACTCATATTTTTGGTGCTGATGGTGCCAGAAGACTAGCACGGACCCTTGATCTTGATGTTCTAGGTAAGACCATAGGATATTCTTTTGCAGAGGAAATGGCGGAAGGGGAGGTGTGGATAAGATGATGATGAAGAGTGTCTCAGAAAATGATGAATTGTcttcagttttgtgttttaaattaagTATAAGGAGTTGTATGTGTTTGTTAACCTTTTTTTGgctttatatatttcattagTGGGAGGCTTTTTGAAGAGGAGGTTTGTTCTGCCAATTATCACTTTTACCATAAGCAAGAACTCTCTATAATTGAGTTTGAGAAGAGTTTTGTGGTCTGAGTTTTGTAATTTGAAgtccttattttaaataatggtcaTCACTTTGTTTGCTAAGCTGAGAACATATCTCTCAGTATAAACAGATAGGCATATGAAAATACCTGGTCAGTGTGTTGTAGCAACCTTTGAAAGTGTCAGTTCTTGGTGCATATGAAAAAATGCCTTTCTGATAAGTTCTGAATTTATCAGTCCTTTTGCTCTAGAAagataatattttctgttttctgtaatcTTTTTATAATGTGTTTGCCATGTCTGTGAAATATAGTACCTGAAATTTACATTGTACATACCATTCACGTTACTGAATTGAAGGATTAATTAGTGTTATGAGAAGTGAACTCATGTGTTAAGTGAGCAAAACACAGATTTTAGATAAAACATGATTTTTGGAAGATCTACAAGCAACTTAATGGACATTTTATGAAACATGTGTTGATAATTTTCGTTATGAATGAGTTTCTGTTCTGGGCAAAGGCAGATGTTAGATGCTGAATAAGGGAGGAATAGAGTGAATTATTAGTTTTAGGAAGTTAACAATTAAGATCCCTTAGAGATCAAGGAATTTCACAACattgtttattataattaaacTTCTAAAAGTTGATGTTAAATGTGTTATTGTTATTATGCATTTGTACTGTAGCAGCCACCACAGTACCAGGTGAATACTAATGTTATATTTTGATACGTTGCTTTAATTATAGCCACTAATTATACTCTGCAACTGTTTTTTATTTAACTAACCTAGAAAGTTCAGTTTCCCAAATCTGCATAATAACAACAGATTGACATAAACTTATGTAATAAAGTAAATGTGTAATTATAATGGCGCTATTGAATTATGCTGACAACATTATAATTCCCTGATTTATAAATGGGTGGTATGATATACGATATTGTAaatcatttatttagaatttgaaaatatatctctTAGAGAAGCAATCACACTAAGTTACATTTTAACCAAGAGCTCACAAATGTGTAGTTACCCTGAGAATGTGTCAGAAATACTGATTACTGATCACGAAAAATGGATAGTGTTTATAGATGGCTGTATCTAACAGTGTTATGGGAAAACTAATTTGGAATCCCAACTCAGGGCACATCTCTTCCTTTTAATGCAGTCATGGGGCCCAATGAGACTTCCATGATCTGGAGCAGGGGCTTCAATAACAAAGAGGTTGTAGTCAGGAAAAAGGAACTGAAGTCAGGGAAAGAGCTCTCCCAGCTATGGCCTCCTGGCTGGTTGAACTTCCCAGGGGCCCTAATATGTCCTTTACTGACTCCCGGGCTGcctcttaatttattttcatccATTGGGCTGCACTAAATAATTACTTGGGAAAATGGCTCTCAGAACTTTCTCTGTAACAGTTATGTCTCTGAAATATGCCCTTGCTTCTTTCAGACCTGGCCCCTTAAAGGTACGTTTCAAGGCCAGACTGCATTTTACCCACTCTCCATACCAttactcctttttctcctcctttgttaTGCAACTGTTAGCCCATTACCACTCTCACTATGGTGTGCCACCTATTTTCTAAAAaggttttcctctttcttgatcAACTCTTCTGTGCTTATAGATAGGATTATGAGTCCCTGAAAGTCAGAAACTATATTGATAGGTGCCTATATAAAGGAGAAGGTTgtgccttttttcttccattattgcagtagaaatgaaaacattcaggTTTCCTTACTATAATGTcataaatcaagagaaaaaactTTATgggtttctaagaattttatataatgtattttccCCTACCCcctgtgacagtttcttacaGGCTTAAGTTGATCTATAGAATAGACATCAAATTTAAATGACTACtgaaatattcatgtattttatcatttGGCTATTGAACATTTAAGAAAGATTTAAAGAGTTGATTAAAATCCCCAAATTTGCTGACAAGAGGAGCATGAATTACCCGTTCCTCTATGCACttcataatataaattataataggTTTGTAATTTTGTAACATATACTTCTGCTTTATTTAAGTAGCCTGGCATGGTGCTGAATGCCTTATTTTGCATAAACATGCTCACATACACACGGGTTTCAGTAACCTTTGCATGGATTTGGAATTGTTCTAAGAATGCTCAGTACCATGATGAGTCAACTCTTCTACTTAAGACTCCATTTACAGCATTTTAAGTCTAAGCCTTTTGAAAGGCTTCATTTGTGAAGGTATGGTGGAGTCAACTGGACTATGGATCAGAGCATTTTCGCCCTAAATTCTACCACCTCATAGTAACATATCCTCAGGAGAGACACACAATCTTTCTGACAAGTCTGTAGTAGAGGTCTTATATACTTGCTGAGATCTCATCAAGCTCACAAGttatatataatgctatatagATTAATACATAAAGAAAAGTAGTTAGATATGATAAAGAGGCAGGTCGTGGAGATAACAGATCTGGCTTACTTTCAGGGAGTTCTCTTAGCACACTCATCTGCCAACCTCAGGaagataatttattcttttttggttcTTTGTCTCCCCATCTTTccctcttcattttcctcttgttaTTTAGTACGATGTGTCTATATCAGATATTACAGGgagaaataattttacaaatgtcTTCTAAGCCATTTCTTGCTGGAAGACCCACAGCAAAGAATAAATCAGAGTCCTTATCCCTTGATTGGCTACCATATAGctttcatatacacatatacaatgtCTGAACTACCCTCAAATGGAATATGTTGCCcctaattttcatttgaaattcctTTTTTAGAGATTTAGCAATATGAGGATAGTCATAATTCAAGTTGACTtgaatgaaaattttgttttttttctgaagttcacATAGTGAAATTCCAAATGCCTGTATAAACTTTTATAGTGCTAATGGATGTCTGGTGGGCTCTTTTAGGGGACATTCCCTTACATCTCAATATAAGGGAAACTTCAGATACAGGCCAGCCGATTGTGTTTTCACAGCCTGAAAGTGATGAGGTAAGTGATgttcttaaatatgtattttagtatCTT includes:
- the NUBPL gene encoding iron-sulfur protein NUBPL isoform X4; translation: MPPGTGDVQLSVSQNIPISGAVIVSTPQDIALMDAHKGAEMFRKVHVPVLGLVQNMSVFQCPKCKHKTHIFGADGARRLARTLDLDVLGDIPLHLNIRETSDTGQPIVFSQPESDEAKAYLRIAAEVVKRLPPPLK